From Corvus moneduloides isolate bCorMon1 chromosome 2, bCorMon1.pri, whole genome shotgun sequence, one genomic window encodes:
- the MXRA5 gene encoding matrix-remodeling-associated protein 5 gives MRSPKSASRRATAGSDEHRRAGAGGEAGVQVTAGPAPPAARSPAEHRERRAAPAESAAPGRRKSQARGGDKMGERVVAGALSVVLILGLGLPLGALGCPQPCACYLPTEVHCTFRSLAAVPARIAKHVERINFGFNSIQSIYENSFAGLTKLELLMIHGNDIQNIPNGALKDLVSLQVFKISYNKLKAITGQTLQGLSSLMRLHMDHNRIEFIHPNAFNGLTSLRLVHLEGNLLQQLHPNTFSTFMVLDYFKLSTVRHLYLSENVLRTLPAEMFQGMPLLENLYLHGNPWACDCSLKGLLEWNEASGGVLKCKKDKAYEGGQLCAKCSSPKQLQKEDIQNLKDISCRKPVIQSSLRQNSSTQEEDDGDSYELPLEELQSSPWNIALNMTDEHGNIVHLNCEIKKPTGSTKIQWNQIQTQEIDINATIALDFECPMNRESYEKLWKLIAYYSEVPVKLERELMLKKEPKIIYQYRQGSDYDALYYTGVKAQILAEPSWVMQPLINIQLNRRQSTGKKVVLSFFTVFSQTIHTKTTRQQRNWVMIEQNQSTRTAQSVVEGSECQLSCSVKASESPSIQWLFPDGTKLQAPFNQKDSRFSILSSGQLIIKAVSYTDGGVYHCVAQVRDDVDIMSYRLVVQPAAIQVADSDVARVEKNVGDPIALPCNAVAIPDAQLSWILPNSQVLNDLSNSSKGYMLPNGTLLIPRSRVTDSGHYRCVAVNQQGSDQFAVRVTVNKMVSDRSFKRIKLKKRPGSKGLSKTRGRVIDDEEGSGAGGMEEFPRRKNHLKNWEIPFKQKSDRVPEAQIKKGKKGRRKMKIWKSTDRTQDSNVAEGRRVFESRRRINVASKQINPQHWADILAKVRGKNLPRTTTATTASVTTSLPSVMQETTPAPYPLASPPPSETGADVLDSSADASPVGEDEQFLVTVSQNTKVFSVQSVLIGSETEPFSNHRALETPASTDTVEIALSGPYLTPVSATLHPQGEQHLDVRTDDSVAFTEEPLAKEVVTKFPNVQSSSFTVENVDKTVSAISEESSAFAELPLDATLLAESQTVDLHSTLQTSLKLNEVGPMSVNTVTTAPSHDEIIPTDFVGTTTVSSSTSSFVREKSNDTRYQHKKISTSHAKTPDLNSGFPAVTPIRVQSNEELEIHRKTVTPESVSSSYADNSQTEAHRNLAIPKPGPIFILHGTDALHKAEGLEMASSISRLTTVATKTSPYRKTMPSLITQHGRKRPYGRRRRPNRIRQRPKPFPRVALTTEAMSIIPRTPEFEAVTKTTSATRESPDLKTIKIQARKEERMESTPSLIPDSGVVEKITKIRDVVTTPSFRPTTALPKAKHVTHPTSPETLALPVTAPIMILSSYAVQGALPTKESSVPLKPEQSEVPAYHSLDSASAEKDMKADPKTVDHKVEQSSTTTSPAYRNSSILSAKPKSQEEPNLFDLEVVVNETTAGTFQLVYPTVPDLSVPVGTVEVFKDLSASKEPWKPTVSIETPAKTEPPQQHEIITLSSSSSTAEAQAFPVRQTKKSVTSQAGTEPSSLDRKESMPHVFHHLQTTKKPPITSTAFIPFIKLVTLPTSMSSTSHPSLHYTTEESNVFNQERFPEAKQVGADSEKIVISSRQNVHPTPSSDQNRISIQSKEQQFNELYSSKSNNSLLLNPNLPHPPAGMIPSINQRLPAVPPRHVPVRGTVKLPVTQGPLRYFITHQPLHYTNKPEITAYAAHTIQDRKTFASQRETTTPTQASPFHKINPLTESRFSNQGQNRYNINSRFFGNNYVPDNRGTAGRLPSQGIPYYPSSRIPFLFNRTRIFPHLNMHPKPDVPSQLVPKDTKEKKVAQVLPTGITVQKATAIPVPPMPHATTTTLPPVFLKISPPAFLSQRTRPQITTTVHPFKNVHHRHQKFPSVPYVGSMPHNLTVIQSSTNFRVQGERPKIITKASQSISVLAEMDAFIPCDAVGEPKPFITWTKVSTGALMTTSSKLQRFEVWKNGTLLIRSAQLQDRGQYLCTAQNLHGIDKMIVVLTVVAHQPKILLSRYRDVTVYFGETIAMECQASGTPSPLISWIFPDRKILQTVTTTESRIMLHENRTLSIKQATFSDRGVYKCVASNAAGADSIAVRLHIAALPPIIQQDKQENISLPLGSSINIHCTAKAAPSPNIRWVVFDGTQIRPSQFVNGNLFVFPNGTLYIRNVSPKDSGTYECIAANMVGAARRTVQLHVKKHASNAKITGSSPQRTDVTYGGILHLDCSASGDPWPRILWRLPSKRMIDSLHSTLETRIKVFSNGTLVVNSVTDKDAGDYLCVARNKIGDDYVVLKVNVMMKPAKIEHKNENNHKVKYGGDLKVDCVATGLPNPEISWGLPDGSMINTFMQSDDSGSRTKRYVVFDNGTLYFNDVGLREEGDYTCYAENQIGKDEMKVRVKVVAEPATIRNKTYITINVPYGDVVTAACEAKGEPTPKVTWLSPTNRPIPALSDKYQIYRDGTLLIQKAQRSDSGNYTCVARNSAGEDRKIVWIHVDVQPPRINGHLSAITSVRETAIRDSRKLIDCKAEGIPAPRVLWAFPEGVILPAPYYGNRITVHRNGTLDIRGVRQTDAVQLVCIGRNEGGEARLLVQLLITDHVEKPSFRDPVSERITAIAGHSINLNCSVQGNPKPSTSWILPNGSEVLSGSRLHRFYHKRDGILHISGLSAGDAGTYRCTARNLGGYVERVVFLKVGLRPEISNQYNNLVSIINGETLQLHCMTQANQRAQISWTLPNGMVMDAPKAVGRFSLMENGSLTVREASVFDRGTYLCKVSTEYGTSVMTVPVIVIAYPPRITSEPAPVIYARPGNSVKLNCMAIGIPKAEITWELPDKSHLTTGAQSRLYGNKFLHPQGSLVIQQSTQRDAGFYKCTAKNILGSDSKTTYIHIF, from the exons ATGAGGAGTCCTAAGTCGGCGTCGAGACGGGCCACTGCAGGCAGCGATGAGCATCGGCGAGCCGGTGCCGGAGGGGAGGCCGGGGTCCAGGTGaccgccggccccgcgccgccggccgcccgcagccccgcggaGCATCGGGAGCGGCGGGCAGCGCCTGCTGAGAGCGCCGCGCCCGGCCGCAG GAAGAGCCAGGCAAGGGGAGGCGACAAGATGGGGGAGCGGGTGGTGGCTGGAGCGCTGTCCGTGGTCCTGATTCTGGGATTGGGGCTGCCGCTGGGCGCCCtgggctgcccccagccctgcgcCTGCTACCTTCCCACCGAGGTCCACTGCACCTTCCGCTCCCTGGCAGCCGTGCCGGCACGGATCGCTAAGCATGTGGAAAGAATCAACTTCGG gtttaACAGTATACAGTCTATATACGAAAACTCCTTCGCGGGACTTACAAAATTGGAATTGCTTATGATACATGGAAATGACATTCAGAATATTCCTAATGGTGCTTTGAAAGATCTTGTGTCTCTACAG gttttcaAAATTAGTTACAATAAATTGAAAGCCATAACTGGCCAAACTCTCCAAGGACTTTCAAGCTTAATGAGACTGCACATGGATCACAACAGAATTGAGTTTATTCATCCAAATGCTTTTAATGGTTTAACTTCTCTAAGACTGGTCCACTTAGAAGGAAatttgctccagcagcttcaCCCCAACACCTTTTCAACATTTATGGTCCTTGATTATTTCAAACTGTCAACAGTAAGGCATCTCTACCTATCTGAAAATGTTCTTAGGACCTTGCCTGCAGAGATGTTTCAAGGCATGCCACTGCTGGAAAATCTTTACCTTCATGGAAATCCATGGGCCTGTGACTGTAGTTTGAAGGGGCTTCTTGAATGGAATGAAGCTTCTGGAG gtgttttaaaatgcaaaaaggaCAAAGCCTATGAAGGGGGACAGCTGTGTGCTAAGTGCAGCAGCCCAAAACAACTGCAGAAAGAAGATATTCAAAACTTGAAAGATATTTCCTGTAGGAAACCTGTCATTCAGTCCTCACTGAGGCAAAATAGCAGCACTCAAGAGGAGGATGATGGTGACAGTTATGAACTCCCTCTGGAAGAACTTCAGTCCTCACCATGGAACATTGCTCTAAATATGACTGATGAGCATGGCAACATAGTCCACCTGAACTGTGAAATCAAAAAACCAACAGGTTCTACCAAAATTCAGTGGAATCAAATCCAGACTCAGGAGATAGATATAAATGCTACAATTGCACTGGATTTTGAATGTCCAATGAATCGAGAAAGCTACGAAAAACTGTGGAAGCTTATAGCTTACTACAGTGAAGTACCTGTCAAATTAGAGAGGGAACTTATGCTCAAAAAAGAGCCTAAAATAATCTATCAGTACAGGCAAGGCTCAGATTATGATGCTCTTTACTACACAGGTGTAAAAGCTCAAATATTGGCTGAGCCTTCCTGGGTAATGCAACCTCTTATAAATATCCAATTAAACAGGCGCCAGAGTACAGGGAAAAAAGTGGTGCTatctttttttactgtgttttctcagACAATTCATACCAAAACCACCAGGCAGCAGAGAAACTGGGTAATGATAGAGCAAAATCAGAGCACAAGGACAGCACAGAGTGTGGTGGAAGGGTCAGAGTGTCAGCTGAGCTGCAGTGTGAAAGCTTCTGAGAGCCCCTCCATTCAGTGGCTTTTTCCAGATGGAACTAAACTGCAGGCACCTTTTAATCAGAAAGACAGTAGGTTTTCCATTCTCAGTAGTGGCCAACTAATAATCAAAGCAGTGAGTTACACTGATGGAGGTGTGTACCACTGTGTTGCCCAAGTGAGAGACGATGTGGACATAATGTCTTACAGACTCGTCGTGCAGCCTGCAGCTATTCAGGTAGCTGATTCAGATGTAGCAAGAGTTGAAAAAAATGTTGGAGATCCAATAGCTTTGCCGTGCAATGCAGTTGCCATTCCAGATGCACAGTTGAGCTGGATTCTTCCAAACAGTCAGGTACTCAATGATTTATCAAACTCTTCAAAAGGCTATATGCTGCCCAATGGTACTTTGCTTATTCCAAGGAGCCGTGTCACTGATAGTGGCCATTACAGATGTGTGGCTGTCAATCAGCAAGGATCAGATCAGTTTGCTGTAAGAGTCACAGTAAATAAAATGGTGTCTGACAGATCATTTAAACGAATAAAACTAAAGAAGCGCCCAGGCTCAAAAGGTTTGTCAAAAACAAGAGGGCGGGTCATAGATGATGAAGAGGGATcaggggcaggagggatggaggagttCCCACGAAGAAAGAATCACCTAAAAAACTGGGAAATaccttttaaacaaaaaagtgaCCGGGTGCCAGAGGCTCaaattaaaaagggaaagaagggcagaaggaaaatgaaaatctggAAAAGTACCGATAGAACCCAAGACAGCAATGTTGCAGAAGGCCGGAGAGTATTTGAATCTCGAAGGAGAATTAACGTGGCAAGCAAACAGATTAATCCACAGCATTGGGCTGACATTTTGGCAAAGGTCCGTGGGAAGAATCTTCCTAGAACAACAACAGCTACAACCGCCTCTGTAACAACTTCACTGCCATCAGTCATGCAGGAAACTACTCCCGCCCCTTATCCCTTAGCCAGCCCTCCGCCTTCAGAGACAGGAGCTGATGTGCTGGACTCCTCTGCTGATGCATCACCTGTGGGTGAAGATGAGCAATTCTTGGTCACTGTTTCACAGAACACGAAAGTGTTTTCAGTGCAGTCTGTATTAATAGGGTCAGAAACTGAACCATTTTCCAACCACAGGGCTTTAGAAACACCTGCAAGTACAGACACTGTAGAAATAGCTTTATCAGGTCCATATTTGACTCCTGTCTCTGCAACTCTGCATCCCCAAGGGGAGCAGCATCTTGATGTCAGGACGGATGATTCAGTTGCCTTCACTGAAGAACCTCTAGCCAAAGAAGTTGTGACAAAGTTTCCTAATGTTCAGAGCAGTTCATTCACAGTGGAAAATGTAGATAAAACTGTATCTGCTATATCTGAAGAAAGTTCTGCTTTTGCTGAGCTACCACTTGATGCTACTCTCCTTGCTGAATCTCAGACTGTGGATCTTCATAGCACCTTGCAGACAAGCTTGAAGTTAAATGAAGTGGGCCCAATGAGTGTTAACACCGTAACTACAGCACCTTCTCATGATGAGATCATCCCAACAGATTTTGTAGGCACTACTACTGTTTCTTCATCCACTTCTTCATTTGTTAGAGAAAAGAGCAATGATACGAGATACCAGCACAAAAAAATATCCACAAGTCATGCAAAAACACCAGACTTAAATAGCGGCTTTCCAGCTGTCACACCCATCAGGGTTCAGAGCAATGAAGAACTTGAGATCCACAGGAAAACAGTGACTCCAGAAAGTGTGTCCAGCAGTTATGCAGACAATTCTCAGACAGAGGCACATAGAAACTTGGCCATTCCAAAACCGGGTCCCATATTCATTTTGCATGGCACTGATGCTCTTCATAAAGCAGAGGGGTTAGAAATGGCTTCTTCCATCAGTAGATTGACCACTGTGGCCACCAAAACGTCTCCATATAGAAAGACCATGCCTTCACTTATTACTCAGCATGGTAGAAAAAGACCTTATGGCAGAAGGAGAAGGCCAAACAGAATCCGACAAAGACCAAAGCCTTTTCCCCGTGTTGCTTTAACCACAGAGGCAATGTCTATTATTCCAAGGACACCTGAATTTGAAGCTGTTACCAAAACTACTTCTGCAACTCGTGAAAGTCCTGATCTTAAAACCATCAAAATACAGGCTAGGAAAGAGGAGCGTATGGAATCCACTCCTTCATTAATTCCTGATTCAGGTGTCGTagagaaaattacaaaaatcagaGATGTGGTCACAACTCCTTCTTTTAGGCCTACCACTGCTCTACCTAAAGCTAAACATGTGACGCACCCTACTAGCCCTGAAACCTTGGCACTTCCAGTGACTGCACCTATCATGATTTTATCATCATATGCTGTACAAGGTGCACTTCCCACAAAAGAGTCAAGTGTACCTCTGAAACCAGAGCAAAGTGAAGTGCCAGCATACCACTCATTAGACAGTGCAtctgcagagaaggacatgAAAGCAGACCCTAAAACTGTGGATCATAAAGTGGAACAATCCAGCACAACAACTTCTCCTGCATATAGGAACAGCTCAATACTatcagcaaaaccaaaatctcAGGAGGAGCCTAACCTATTTGACTTAGAAGTTGTGGTTAATGAAACAACTGCTGGAACATTCCAGCTGGTATATCCCACTGTGCCTGACTTAAGTGTTCCTGTTGGCACAGTTGAAGTTTTTAAGGACCTCTCAGCTTCAAAGGAACCATGGAAGCCCACAGTATCTATAGAAACACCAGCAAAAACTGAGCCACCTCAGCAACATGAAATAATTACTTTATCCTCGtcttccagcactgcagaagcTCAGGCTTTTCCAGTTAGACAGACAAAGAAATCTGTTACTTCtcaggctgggacagagccaTCTTCCTTGGATAGAAAGGAATCTATGCCACATGTGTTTCATCATCTGCAGACAACTAAAAAGCCTCCTATTACATCCACTGCTTTTATTCCATTTATAAAACTTGTCACTCTTCCCACTTCCATGTCAAGCACTTCACATCCTTCTCTTCATTATACCACCGAGGAAAGTAATGTCTTCAATCAAGAAAGGTTCCCAGAAGCAAAACAAGTTGGAGCTGATAGTGAGAAAATAGTGATAAGCTCAAGACAGAATGTTCACCCTACTCCTTCCTCTGACCAAAACAGGATCAGCATACAGTCAAAAGAGCAGCAATTCAATGAGTTGTACAGTAGCAAGTCAAACAACAGTTTACTTCTAAATCCAAATCTTCCCCATCCACCTGCTGGAATGATACCAAGCATAAACCAAAGACTACCTGCTGTGCCTCCAAGGCATGTTCCAGTAAGAGGCACAGTGAAGCTTCCTGTAACACAGGGCCCACTTCGCTATTTTATAACACATCAGCCTCTTCACTACACAAACAAACCAGAGATAACAGCGTATGCAGCACATACTATCCAGGACAGAAAAACTTTTGCCTCCCAGAGAGAAACAACTACCCCAACACAAGCCTCTCcatttcacaaaataaatcCATTGACTGAAAGCAGGTTCAGTAATCAGGGTCAGAACAGATACAATATTAATTCAAGATTTTTTGGAAATAACTATGTTCCAGATAacagaggcacagcaggaagaCTACCAAGTCAAGGGATCCCCTATTACCCCAGTTCCAGAATACCCTTCCTTTTCAACAGAACAAGGATATTCCCTCACTTAAATATGCATCCTAAACCAGACGTCCCTAGTCAACTAGTCCCAAAAGACacaaaggagaagaaggttGCTCAGGTCTTACCTACTGGGATTACAGTGCAAAAAGCTACAGCTATTCCGGTGCCTCCAATGCCACATGCCACAACTACCACATTACCACCAGTGTTTTTAAAGATCAGCCCCCCAGCCTTTCTTTCTCAGCGCACAAGACCACAAATAACCACTACAGttcatccttttaaaaatgtccaTCATCGTCATCAAAAATTTCCATCTGTGCCTTACGTGGGAAGCATGCCACACAATTTGACTGTAATTCAGTCTTCCACTAATTTCAGGGTACAGGGAGAAAGACCTAAAATTATCACAAAAGCATCTCAGAGCATATCCGTCCTTGCGGAAATGGATGCTTTTATCCCTTGTGATGCAGTTGGGGAACCCAAGCCTTTTATTACTTGGACAAAAGTCTCTACAG GAGCGCTAATGACAACCAGCAGCAAGTTACAAAGGTTTGAAGTCTGGAAAAATGGTACTCTCCTTATCCGAAGTGCTCAGCTTCAGGATCGTGGACAGTATTTATGCACAGCTCAGAACCTGCATGGCATAGATAAAATGATTGTTGTGCTCACAGTTGTAGCCCACCAGCCCAAAATTTTACTTTCCCGTTATCGAGATGTCACGGTCTACTTTGGAGAGACCATAGCAATGGAATGTCAGGCTAGTGGGACTCCAAGCCCACTAATTTCATGGATTTTCCCAGATAGGAAGATTTTGCAGACAGTCACCACCACAGAAAGCAGGATAATGCTTCATGAAAATCGAACCTTGTCTATCAAGCAAGCAACTTTTTCAGACCGAGGAGTTTACAAATGTGTAGCAAGCAACGCTGCAGGAGCTGACAGCATTGCCGTGAGGCTGCACATTGCAGCCTTACCGCCCATCATCCAGCAGGACAAGCAAGAGAATATTTCCTTGCCCCTTGGTAGCAGTATTAACATCCACTGCACTGCTAAAGCAGCACCTTCTCCCAACATCCGCTGGGTGGTCTTTGATGGCACGCAGATCCGACCTTCTCAGTTTGTCAATGggaatttatttgtttttcccaaTGGGACTCTTTACATTCGCAACGTCTCCCCCAAGGACAGTGGGACCTACGAGTGCATTGCTGCTAACATGGTGGGGGCTGCTAGGAGAACAGTACAACTCCATGTGAAGAAGCATGCGTCTAATGCTAAGATCACTGGGAGCTCTCCTCAGAGAACAGATGTAACATATGGCGGAATCCTGCATTTGGACTGTAGTGCTTCTGGTGACCCTTGGCCTCGGATATTATGGAGGTTGCCTTCCAAAAGGATGATTGATTCCCTACACAG taCTTTGGAGACTAGAATCAAAGTATTCAGCAATGGGACTTTGGTTGTTAATTCAGTTACAGACAAAGATGCAGGAGACTATTTGTGTGTGGCCCGCAATAAGATAGGTGATGATTACGTGGTCCTCAAAGTGAATGTGATGATGAAACCAGCAAAAATAGAACATAAGAATGAGAATAACCACAAGGTCAAGTATGGAGGGGACCTGAAAGTCGACTGTGTAGCCACAGGTCTGCCAAATCCGGAGATCTCGTGGGGTCTCCCCGATGGCAGCATGATCAATACCTTCATGCAGTCGGATGACAGCGGTAGCCGGACGAAGCGATATGTGGTCTTTGACAATGGAACCCTGTATTTCAATGATGTTGGACTGAGAGAGGAAGGGGACTACACCTGCTATGCTGAAAATCAGATTGGGAAGGATGAAATGAAAGTGCGGGTCAAAGTGGTGGCAGAGCCTGCAACCATCAGGAACAAAACATACATCACTATTAATGTACCTTATGGCGATGTTGTCACAGCAGCATGTGAAGCCAAAGGAGAACCCACTCCCAAAGTGACCTGGCTTTCCCCGACCAACAGGCCTATTCCTGCTCTATCTGATAAATACCAGATATACAGGGATGGCACCCTCCTCATCCAAAAGGCCCAAAGGTCTGACAGTGGTAACTATACTTGTGTAGCACGGAACAGTGCTGGAGAAGATCGGAAGATCGTTTGGATCCATGTTGATGTTCAGCCTCCCAGAATCAATGGTCATCTCAGTGCAATAACATCTGTGAGGGAGACAGCCATCAGAGACAGCCGGAAACTTATTGACTGCAAAGCTGAGGGGATCCCTGCTCCACGTGTCTTATGGGCTTTTCCAGAAGGAGTAATCTTACCGGCTCCCTACTATGGGAACAGGATCACTGTGCATCGCAATGGTACGCTGGACATCAGAGGGGTGAGGCAAACAGATGCCGTGCAGCTCGTGTGCATCGGACGGAACGAAGGAGGGGAAGCCAGACtgcttgtgcagctcctcaTCACAGACCATGTGGAGAAACCCTCCTTCAGAGACCCTGTCAGTGAAAGGATCACTGCCATTGCTGGGCACAGCATCAATCTGAACTGCTCAGTCCAGgggaaccccaaacccagcacaagCTGGATCCTTCCCAATGGCTCTGAAGTGCTGAGTGGCAGTCGCCTGCACAGATTTTACCATAAGAGGGATGGGATCTTACACATCAGCGGCCTGtctgctggggatgctgggacTTACCGCTGTACAGCCAGAAACCTGGGAGGTTATGTGGAACGAGTAGTCTTTCTGAAGGTGGGACTCAGGCCAGAAATTAGCAACCAGTACAACAACCTGGTGAGCATCATCAATGGAGAAACTCTGCAGCTTCATTGCATGACCCAGGCAAACCAGCGGGCACAGATCTCCTGGACACTGCCCAATGGGATGGTTATGGATGCCCCCAAGGCTGTGGGTCGCTTTTCCCTGATGGAGAATGGCTCATTGACGGTGCGTGAGGCTTCTGTGTTTGACAGGGGCACTTACCTGTGCAAAGTGTCAACAGAGTATGGCACTTCTGTTATGACCGTGCCTGTCATTGTGATCGCCTATCCTCCCAGGATCACCAGTGAGCCAGCACCCGTTATTTATGCCAGACCTGGAAATTCAGTTAAACTGAACTGCATGGCCATTGGGATTCCTAAAGCAGAAATAACATGGGAGCTTCCAGATAAATCACATCTGACAACAGGAGCTCAATCTCGTCTGTATGGAAACAAATTCCTCCATCCTCAGGGGTCATTAGTCATCCAGCAGTCCACTCAAAGGGATGCAGGCTTCTATAAATGCACTGCTAAAAATATTCTAGGCAGTGATTCGAAAACAACCTACATACACATATTCTAA